Proteins found in one Streptomyces sp. NBC_00461 genomic segment:
- a CDS encoding 3-hydroxybutyryl-CoA dehydrogenase — MDSVTRLGVVGCGLMGSGIAEVAALGGLDVRVAEATPDAVEPGRRRVTASLDRGVQRGKITEEQRDQALARLSFTHDLSDLSDRQFVVEAVAENREIKTDVLRSLDKAVEDPAAILATNTSSIPVVDLAVATERPGQVIGMHFFNPVPVQRLVELVPALTTSPDTVQRTRDLATQLGKQPIQAPDRSGFVVNALLVPYLLSAVRMVESGGARPQDIDQGMELGCAHPMGPLRLLDLIGLDTAQAVAESMYEEFKEPLYAPPALLRRMVAAGHLGRKNGRGFYAYDA, encoded by the coding sequence ATGGACTCCGTCACCCGTCTCGGCGTCGTCGGCTGCGGCCTCATGGGCTCCGGCATCGCCGAAGTCGCCGCCCTGGGCGGCCTCGACGTCCGTGTCGCCGAAGCCACCCCCGACGCCGTCGAGCCAGGCCGCCGTCGAGTCACCGCCTCCCTCGACCGAGGCGTGCAGCGCGGCAAGATCACCGAGGAACAGCGCGACCAGGCCCTCGCCCGGCTCTCGTTCACCCACGACCTCAGTGACCTGTCCGACCGTCAATTTGTCGTCGAGGCCGTCGCCGAGAACCGCGAGATCAAGACCGACGTCCTGCGCTCCCTGGACAAGGCGGTCGAAGACCCCGCGGCGATCCTGGCCACCAACACCTCCTCCATCCCCGTCGTCGATCTCGCCGTCGCCACCGAGCGGCCCGGCCAGGTCATCGGCATGCACTTCTTCAACCCCGTTCCAGTACAGAGGTTGGTCGAGCTCGTTCCCGCCCTCACCACCAGCCCGGACACCGTGCAGCGCACCCGCGACCTGGCCACGCAACTCGGCAAGCAGCCCATCCAGGCACCCGACCGCTCCGGCTTCGTCGTCAACGCCCTCCTCGTGCCCTACCTGCTCAGCGCGGTCCGGATGGTGGAGTCCGGCGGGGCCCGGCCCCAGGACATCGACCAAGGCATGGAACTCGGCTGCGCCCACCCCATGGGCCCGCTCCGCCTGCTCGACCTGATCGGCCTGGACACCGCCCAAGCCGTCGCCGAGTCGATGTACGAGGAGTTCAAGGAACCGCTGTACGCCCCGCCGGCACTATTGCGCCGCATGGTCGCCGCAGGCCACCTCGGCCGTAAGAACGGCCGCGGCTTCTACGCGTACGACGCCTGA